One genomic window of Pseudomonas chlororaphis subsp. piscium includes the following:
- a CDS encoding methyl-accepting chemotaxis protein, translating into MNSLRRMSISRRLWLILIVAVLMLMTLGMLMLKQIHDDLYQAKAQKTQHVVQTANGVLAYFQGLESAGSLDRATAQKQALSAIRGLRYDQSDYFWINDLTPVMVMHPTNPKLDGQNLSAIRDPDGFAVFNEMVAIAKAKGAGMVNYRWPKPGASEPVQKTSYVQLFQPWGWIIGSGVYIDDVQAEFRSQVVKASAVGIAIALIMALLVLLIARSIVRPLQETVHAMANIASGESDLTRALDTHGQDEVTELARHFNGFTAKLRLVVSQLQVSASALAQSSTDLGSNASQAQERSQQQSQQMELVATAINEVTYGVQDVAKNAEHAASEMRDAEAQAQQGQVNIDGSLQQIDRLSATIDQAVEVIRTLAQESTQIGSVLEVIHSIAEQTNLLALNAAIEAARAGEQGRGFAVVADEVRLLAQRTQKSTAEIQSMIERLQGHSEAAVKVIGDSSRASQQTIEQAGLAGESLNAIGQALRNLNGLNASIASATLQQAHVVEDINQNVTQAAGLSHSTALAAEQSSAASLHLKELSEQLNGLLRQFRV; encoded by the coding sequence GATCCACGACGACCTGTACCAGGCCAAGGCCCAGAAGACCCAACATGTGGTGCAGACCGCCAACGGCGTGCTGGCTTATTTCCAGGGCCTGGAAAGCGCCGGCAGCCTCGATCGCGCGACGGCGCAGAAGCAGGCGCTGAGCGCCATACGCGGCCTGCGCTACGACCAGAGCGACTACTTCTGGATCAACGACCTGACCCCGGTCATGGTCATGCACCCGACCAACCCCAAGCTCGACGGCCAGAACCTCTCGGCCATTCGCGACCCGGACGGCTTTGCCGTGTTCAACGAAATGGTGGCCATCGCCAAGGCCAAGGGCGCCGGCATGGTCAACTATCGCTGGCCGAAACCGGGCGCCAGCGAGCCGGTGCAGAAGACCTCCTATGTCCAGCTGTTCCAGCCCTGGGGCTGGATCATCGGTTCGGGGGTGTACATCGATGACGTGCAGGCCGAGTTCCGCAGCCAGGTGGTGAAAGCCTCGGCCGTCGGCATCGCCATTGCCCTGATCATGGCCCTGCTGGTGCTGTTGATCGCTCGCAGCATCGTCCGCCCGCTGCAGGAAACCGTGCACGCCATGGCCAACATCGCCAGCGGCGAAAGCGACCTGACCCGCGCCCTCGACACCCACGGCCAGGACGAAGTCACCGAACTGGCCCGCCACTTCAACGGTTTCACCGCCAAGCTGCGTCTTGTCGTCAGCCAATTGCAGGTGTCGGCCAGCGCCCTGGCGCAATCCTCCACCGACCTGGGCAGCAACGCCAGCCAGGCCCAGGAGCGCAGCCAGCAGCAATCGCAGCAGATGGAACTGGTGGCCACCGCCATCAACGAAGTGACCTACGGTGTACAGGACGTGGCGAAGAATGCCGAACACGCCGCCAGCGAGATGCGCGACGCCGAAGCCCAGGCCCAGCAGGGCCAGGTCAATATCGACGGCAGCCTGCAACAGATCGACCGGCTCTCGGCCACCATCGACCAGGCGGTGGAAGTGATTCGCACCCTGGCCCAGGAAAGCACCCAGATCGGCAGCGTGCTGGAGGTGATCCACTCCATTGCCGAGCAGACCAACCTGCTGGCGCTCAACGCGGCGATCGAAGCCGCCCGTGCCGGCGAACAGGGTCGTGGCTTTGCCGTGGTGGCCGATGAGGTACGCCTGCTGGCCCAGCGGACGCAGAAGTCCACCGCCGAGATCCAGTCGATGATCGAGCGCCTGCAAGGGCACTCGGAAGCCGCGGTGAAAGTCATCGGCGACAGCAGCCGGGCTTCGCAGCAGACCATCGAGCAAGCCGGGCTGGCCGGGGAAAGCCTGAATGCCATCGGCCAGGCCCTGCGCAATCTCAACGGGCTGAATGCCTCCATCGCCAGCGCCACCCTGCAACAGGCCCATGTGGTGGAAGACATCAACCAGAACGTGACCCAGGCCGCCGGCCTGTCCCACAGCACCGCCCTGGCGGCCGAGCAGTCCAGTGCCGCCAGCCTGCACCTCAAGGAGCTGAGCGAGCAGCTCAACGGCCTGTTGCGCCAGTTCCGGGTCTGA